Proteins from one Juglans microcarpa x Juglans regia isolate MS1-56 chromosome 6S, Jm3101_v1.0, whole genome shotgun sequence genomic window:
- the LOC121236948 gene encoding cell wall protein TIR4-like, producing the protein MMRPPPTAYPYPWSNQQHPWISTSAPTSSSASSVSSSVAASSSVQTSASVAASSYSALPAFVPPTSTNPYPCASEENKVQQSNFVEEISETTSDSIEVEAQSTAFVGNTVDTNEADTDGVISLRSQSQGCVLSRRLS; encoded by the exons ATGATGAGACCTCCTCCAACTGCCTACCCATATCCATGGAGCAACCAG CAACATCCATGGATCTCTACTTCCGCTCCCACATCTAGTTCCGCAAGTAGTGTCAGCTCTAGTGTAGCTGCCAGTTCTAGTGTACAAACCAGCGCTAGTGTCGCTGCTAGCTCTTATTCGGCTTTACCAGCATTCGTTCCTCCAACTTCTACCAACCCATATCCATGTGCCAGTGAG GAAAATAAAGTGCAGCAAAGTAACTTTGTTGAAGAAATTAGTGAGACCACATCAGACTCAATAGAAGTTGAAGCGCAGTCTACTGCCTTTGTGGGTAATACAGTTGATACGAACGAGGCTGACACTGATGGGGTGATATCACTGAGGAGCCAAAGCCAGGGTTGTGTTTTGAGTCGGAGACTGAGTTGA